From Grus americana isolate bGruAme1 chromosome 11, bGruAme1.mat, whole genome shotgun sequence, a single genomic window includes:
- the LOC129211262 gene encoding semaphorin-3D-like, with protein MQGAPGSRLPLVAFLLCLLLQQPGSSKAWKQHAPRLRLAYKELLKSNSSRLLLASGDGMDFQALLVDEDRAWLMVGAKNHIFLLHLDHPSREPEKIFWPASKEQVEHCQLAGKDVETECANFIRLLQPFNRSHVFACGTGSYQPVCAFIQLGARGKGPGTPPMQLVTHSLESGRGRCPYSPHEPFTGLLIDGELYSGTSSDFMGSSAAFFRTWVHGAEQSYIRTEQNQDHWLHEPAFVGAYAIPDTYNPHDDKVYIFFRETAMEAGQWERRHIHARVARVCKNDVGGKRSLINRWSTFLKARLVCSIPGPQGTETHFDQLEDVFLLRTRDPQNPLVFGLFTVSSGVFSGSAVCVYSMAAVRAAFSGPFAHKEGFDYRWVEYKGRIPYPRPGTCPSETYDPLLQSTKDFPDEVISFMRTHQLMWEPVYPQGRQPVLVRVNVPYRLRRLLVHRLELESRHYDVLFLGTDEGKVLKVGLAGGVSHGTEVISLEEIGVTKVPSPILDMKLSPKRQELFVSSTHGLLQLSLYRCELYGKTCADCCLARDPYCTWDSRTCAPHLLTEKRRARCQDVLKSDLLSQCQDTAEGTAAVEKLVFGVEKNSTFLECLARSPQTTIRWLVQHGEEMGLSEVRNNGHFSVLEQGLLIRQLTREDAGTYECQAVERSFSQPLTRYSLRVIRHEAMEVPPYKQSKGVELRGTHQSPGPRIDLHPGYKGFPRALGAPGTSLDAYCNALRHQERQRQKAWHQKWQHPSPDSKAGRVRRHPQPL; from the exons AACTGCTGAAATCCAACAGCTCTCGCCTGTTGCTGGCCTCAGGGGACGGCATGGATTTCCAAGCCCTCTTAGTGGATGAAGACAGGGCCTGGCTGATGGTGGGAGCAAAAAACCACATCTTCCTGCTCCACCTGGACCATCCCAGCAGGGAGCCCGAGAAG ATTTTCTGGCCAGCCTCGAAGGAGCAGGTTGAGCATTGCCAGCTGGCAGGGAAGGACGTGGAG ACGGAGTGTGCCAACTTCATCCGCCTCCTCCAGCCCTTCAACAGGAGCCACGTGTTCGCCTGCGGGACGGGCTCCTACCAGCCTGTCTGTGCCTTCATCCAGCTGGGAGCCAGGGGGAAG GGTCCTGGGACTCCCCCCATGCAGTTGGTGACCCACTCCTTGGAATCGGGGCGAGGACGGTGCCCGTACAGCCCCCATGAACCCTTCACAGGGCTCCTCATCG ATGGGGAACTCTATTCGGGCACGTCCAGTGACTTCatgggcagcagtgctgctttctTCCGGACCTGGGTCCATGGGGCCGAGCAGAGCTACATCCGGACAGAGCAGAACCAGGACCACTGGCTACACG AGCCCGCGTTCGTCGGTGCCTATGCCATCCCCGATACCTACAACCCGCACGATGACAAGGTCTACATCTTTTTCCGTGAGACGGCCATGGAAGCTGGGCAGTGGGAGAGGCGGCACATCCATGCCAGGGTGGCCCGGGTCTGCAAG AACGACGTTGGAGGGAAGCGCAGCCTCATCAACCGCTGGAGCACATTCCTCAAGGCCCGCCTGGTATGCTCCATCCCTGGGCCCCAGGGTACCGAGACCCACTTCGACCAGCTCG AGGATGTTTTCCTCCTGCGCACCCGGGACCCCCAGAACCCCCTTGTCTTCGGCCTCTTCACGGTCTCCAG CGGTGTGTTCAGCGGCTCTGCCGTCTGCGTCTACTCCATGGCTGCGGTGAGAGCTGCCTTCAGCGGCCCCTTCGCACACAAGGAGGGATTCGACTACCGCTGGGTAGAATACAAGGGCCGCATCCCCTATCCCCGTCCTGGCACG TGCCCCAGCGAGACGTACGACCCCCTGCTGCAGTCCACCAAGGACTTCCCCGACGAGGTGATCAGCTTCATGCGCACCCACCAGCTGATGTGGGAGCCCGTGTACCCGCAGGGCCGCCAGCCCGTCCTGGTGAGGGTCAACGTACCTTACCGGCTGCGGCGGCTGCTGGtgcacaggctggagctggagagcCGGCACTACGACGTGCTCTTCCTCGGCACAG ATGAAGGTAAAGTCCTGAAGGTGGGGCTGGCCGGTGGGGTGAGCCATGGCACCGAGGTGATCAGCCTGGAGGAGATCGGTGTCACTAAG gtGCCTTCTCCCATCCTGGACATGAAGTTATCGCCAAAGCGG caggagctgtttGTGAGCAGCACCCACGGGCTGCTCCAGCTCTCCCTGTACCGCTGCGAGCTCTACGGCAAAACCTGCGCCGACTGCTGCCTGGCCAGGGACCCCTACTGCACCTGGGACAGCAGGACCTGCGCCCCACACCTGCTCACCGAGAAGAG GCGTGCCCGCTGCCAGGACGTGCTGAAGTCTGACCTGCTCAGCCAGTGCCAGGACACCGCAGAGG GGACTGCTGCTGTGGAGAAGTTAGTTTTTGGGGTGGAGAAGAACTCAACCTTCCTCGAGTGCCTGGCACGCTCCCCGCAGACGACCATCCGGTGGCTGGTGCAGCACGGCGAGGAGATGGGCCTGAGCGAG GTCAGGAACAACGGCCACTTCTCGGTGCTGGAGCAAGGGCTGCTGATCCGCCAGCTGACGAGGGAGGACGCGGGCACCTACGAGTGCCAGGCGGTGGAGCgctccttctcccagcccctCACCCGATACAGCCTCCGTGTCATCAGGCACGAGGCCATGGAGGTGCCACCTTACAAACAGAGCAAGGGGGTCGAGCTAAGAGGGACCCACCAGAGCCCCGGGCCCCGGATTGACCTCCACCCGGGCTACAAGGGCTTCCCACGGGCCCTGGGGGCACCGGGCACCAGCCTGGATGCCTACTGCAACGCCCTGCGGCACCAGGAAAGGCAGCGGCAGAAAGCCTGGCACCAGAAGTGGCAGCACCCATCCCCAGACAGCAAGGCCGGCCGGGTGCGgaggcacccccagcccctgtga